The Fulvia fulva chromosome 6, complete sequence genome includes a window with the following:
- a CDS encoding ABC transporter 7, which translates to MSACNKPIWHADDFSRCFQRAYLQELLPAIACIISALYLAYQLIRVAQRRAQETNAEYSKLKQNGWNGARSYGATQQANGEDEDSSEDEMQRNQDLALQLTKTKATDYSVLTLDRPRGEVVIPVIEELAVLAELGVQVAAYVLHAWGNKGQLAALANITVWAYIAALTSSRLLLFSAHSRWSFPKLWYHTAFLYCFQWLFVVMLFRSEIIHPRSKQSEALMSTHFALTTLLAIIALTSRKGNKAVELEYEGDILPSKEPLASVLSLITFGWCDEIVWHGYRNAFEMKDVWNLMPKDKAAAILADYRQLKKTNILAWHLLKYFKKELIAQALWAGISGVVTFVPTLLLKVILEYVEEPTQTPRNAAWLYVILLFVSGVINAISSGQALWIGRKICIRLRAIIIGEIYAKALRRRAAAAADKVLGQEEKKSIRDEPKQGLIKRITGIGKRKKDKAGDNGAPAGSTDASPVDDSQVTSGAIINLMAVDSFKVSEISAYLHFLWAETPAQFVLAIVLLYLFLGNSSIVGIAMMGLLLPVNMYIAKQFTSVQKKILAATDARIHTTNEVLTNVRIIKYFAWEQRFLGLVEEKRVTELKHLRYRYIIWAVAATIWSGAPIVITFLTFLVYTLVEKKDLVPSVAFTALSLFSLLRIPLDQLADMVAHVQESKVSVDRVEEYLNEPETNKYKQLRSDELDEDGDPLIGFENGTFSWGSQDSDDFKMMDLDMYFKVGQLNVIIGPTGSGKTSLLMALLGEMTLLDGAVFLPGGRSREEVKRDPETGLTESVAYCAQQAWLVNGTIKENIVFASRFDAKRYKNVIVACSLQRDLEILDAGDQTLVGEKGVTLSGGQKQRISLARALYCDARHILLDDVLSAVDSHTAKWIFDKALMGPLMYNRTCILVTHNAALCLPRAEFAVVLENGRVAAQGTATEVIHSGKLAEDVSKFELAPSRPTSVLPSRVPSDVGGDEPMVDHLSNGNANGTSTRRDTETNGIPTGEPLSKAISKDIPGMNNTTDETAAYDEKKATGAIKLSIIKMYLGNMGGVFYWLLAALCFALQQLSQVATNVWIRQWANAYTRTEYLAADVARHGSQVTHVHGITSSANCMRSGSCIWSGLWSQQVKDFTSFKVMNSEVDVGYYLGVYAVLGIAYMAVTLFREGVLFGGSLAASRRIHRQLMERVTHARFRFFDSTPLGQIMNRFSKDVEAVDQEIAPVAVGVVHCLFSILTIVILISVITPAFLIAGVFISILYFIIGKVYISSSRDLKRLESVQRSPLYQQFGETLSGMTTIRAYGDERRFIRENLHKVNTHSRPFIYLWAANRWLALRVDVVGALVSFFTGVFVILSVGRIDAGAAGLAMTYAVTFTENVLWFVRLYASNEQNMNAVERVKEYLDVEQEAAPIVPENRPEANWPSQGSVEFIGYSTRYRSDFDFVLKQLTFKILPGEKVGIVGRTGAGKSSLALALFRALEAEEGKILIDGVDIGLIGLQDLRENIVMVPQDPTLFTGTIRSNLDPFGLFTDEEIFTALRGVQLVGSATSTVPSAAPSRPETPLGDIKSRRGSPVLDTKKQSPTSKTTPVPASPTSPTALENKNLFRNLNSPVAEHGSNLSQGQRQLLCLARAMLKAPKVLLMDEATASIDYATDSKIQETIREIKNTTITIAHRLQTIIDYDKVLVLDQGEVKEYGDPFDLLNTNGGIFRGMCEMTGDFEILQRDAKKAHEGRK; encoded by the coding sequence ATGAGCGCGTGCAACAAGCCAATATGGCATGCCGATGACTTTTCACGATGTTTCCAACGAGCATACCTGCAAGAGCTGCTGCCCGCAATAGCATGCATAATATCAGCGCTCTACCTAGCATACCAACTAATACGAGTCGCCCAACGACGAGCACAAGAAACGAACGCCGAGTACAGTAAACTCAAGCAGAATGGCTGGAATGGGGCGCGCAGCTACGGCGCCACGCAGCAGGCGAATGGTGAAGATGAGGACTCGAGCGAAGACGAGATGCAGCGCAACCAGGATCTGGCGCTGCAGTTGACGAAAACGAAGGCCACAGACTACTCAGTCCTGACGCTGGATCGACCAAGAGGAGAAGTTGTGATACCTGTGATTGAAGAGCTGGCTGTGTTGGCAGAGCTGGGCGTGCAAGTGGCGGCATACGTACTACATGCTTGGGGCAATAAGGGCCAGCTCGCAGCACTTGCGAACATCACGGTGTGGGCATATATCGCGGCTTTGACATCATCAAGATTATTACTGTTCTCAGCACATTCAAGATGGTCCTTCCCAAAGCTGTGGTACCACACAGCGTTCCTCTACTGCTTCCAATGGCTGTTTGTGGTCATGCTCTTCCGATCCGAGATCATACACCCTCGATCGAAGCAGTCAGAGGCTCTGATGAGCACCCACTTCGCTCTGACTACGCTTCTCGCCATCATTGCTCTGACATCACGGAAGGGCAACAAAGCTGTGGAGCTGGAGTACGAGGGTGACATCCTGCCATCGAAGGAGCCACTCGCTAGCGTCTTGTCGCTCATCACTTTTGGCTGGTGTGACGAGATCGTCTGGCACGGCTACAGGAACGCCTTTGAGATGAAGGATGTCTGGAATCTCATGCCCAAGGATAAAGCTGCAGCCATTCTGGCGGATTACAGACAGCTGAAGAAGACCAACATCTTGGCCTGGCATCTGCTCAAGTACTTTAAGAAAGAGCTGATCGCGCAGGCGCTGTGGGCAGGCATCTCAGGAGTGGTCACATTCGTGCCGACACTTCTGCTAAAAGTCATCCTGGAGTACGTGGAGGAGCCGACACAGACCCCTCGCAATGCCGCTTGGCTCTACGTGATCTTGCTGTTTGTTTCTGGCGTGATCAATGCCATCTCCAGCGGACAGGCCCTGTGGATCGGACGTAAGATCTGCATCCGACTTCGTGCGATCATCATCGGCGAAATCTATGCTAAGGCGCTGCGTCGACGTGCGGCTGCAGCAGCCGACAAGGTCCTTGGCCAAGAAGAGAAGAAGTCCATCAGGGACGAGCCGAAGCAGGGTTTGATCAAGCGCATTACCGGCATTGGAAAGCGAAAGAAGGACAAAGCTGGCGACAATGGAGCTCCTGCTGGCAGCACCGATGCCTCGCCAGTGGATGACTCGCAAGTCACGTCCGGCGCCATCATCAACCTCATGGCTGTCGACTCCTTCAAAGTGTCGGAAATTAGCGCTTATCTGCACTTCTTGTGGGCCGAGACACCAGCGCAATTTGTCCTCGCTATCGTGCTGCTATACCTCTTTCTTGGCAACAGCAGTATCGTTGGTATTGCCATGATGGGTCTCCTGCTTCCGGTCAACATGTACATTGCCAAGCAGTTTACCTCAGTACAGAAGAAGATTTTGGCCGCCACCGATGCACGAATCCATACTACCAACGAAGTCTTGACAAACGTACGCATCATCAAGTACTTTGCGTGGGAGCAGCGCTTTCTTGGCTTGGTCGAGGAGAAGCGAGTGACTGAGCTCAAGCACTTGAGGTACCGATACATTATCTGGGCCGTGGCAGCTACCATCTGGTCCGGCGCCCCGATCGTTATCACGTTCCTCACGTTCCTGGTCTACACCCTCGTCGAGAAGAAGGACCTTGTTCCGTCCGTTGCGTTCACAGCGCTATCGTTGTTTAGTCTGCTGCGAATACCGCTAGATCAGTTGGCGGACATGGTCGCTCACGTGCAGGAATCGAAAGTCTCGGTCGATCGTGTCGAAGAGTACCTGAATGAGCCGGAGACGAACAAGTACAAGCAACTTCGGAGTGACGAGCTTGACGAGGATGGCGACCCTTTGATCGGCTTCGAGAATGGCACATTCAGCTGGGGTAGCCAAGACAGTGATGACTTTAAGATGATGGATCTTGATATGTACTTCAAGGTTGGTCAGCTGAACGTGATTATCGGTCCTACAGGAAGTGGCAAGACTTCTCTGTTGATGGCTCTCCTTGGCGAGATGACGTTACTGGACGGCGCTGTCTTCTTACCGGGTGGTCGCAGCAGAGAAGAAGTCAAGCGAGATCCGGAAACTGGCCTGACAGAATCGGTTGCATACTGCGCGCAGCAAGCTTGGCTCGTCAATGGTACCATCAAGGAGAACATTGTCTTTGCCAGCAGATTCGATGCCAAGAGGTACAAGAATGTGATTGTCGCTTGCTCTTTGCAGCGAGATCTGGAAATCCTGGACGCAGGCGATCAGACACTCGTCGGTGAAAAGGGTGTCACACTCTCGGGAGGTCAGAAACAACGAATAAGTCTTGCAAGAGCACTCTATTGCGATGCTCGCCACATTCTGCTAGACGACGTGCTCAGTGCAGTTGACTCGCATACTGCCAAATGGATCTTCGACAAGGCGCTGATGGGACCACTCATGTACAACAGGACCTGTATACTGGTCACTCACAATGCAGCCCTTTGTCTGCCACGGGCGGAGTTTGCAGTGGTCCTCGAGAATGGTCGAGTCGCAGCACAAGGTACAGCCACTGAGGTCATCCACTCTGGCAAGCTTGCAGAAGATGTCTCGAAATTCGAGCTGGCACCATCCAGACCAACGTCCGTACTACCATCGCGGGTGCCTTCCGACGTCGGTGGTGATGAGCCCATGGTTGATCATCTGTCGAATGGCAATGCTAATGGCACTTCGACGCGGAGAGATACAGAAACTAATGGCATACCCACCGGCGAACCACTATCGAAGGCGATCTCGAAAGACATCCCAGGCATGAACAACACTACAGACGAGACAGCTGCATACGACGAGAAGAAGGCGACAGGTGCTATCAAGCTTTCGATCATTAAGATGTACCTTGGTAACATGGGCGGCGTCTTCTACTGGCTGCTGGCTGCGTTGTGCTTCGCCCTGCAGCAGCTATCACAGGTCGCCACAAATGTCTGGATCCGGCAATGGGCCAATGCATACACTAGAACAGAATATCTCGCCGCAGATGTCGCCCGTCATGGCTCCCAAGTAACCCACGTCCATGGCATCACAAGCTCAGCCAACTGTATGAGGAGTGGATCATGCATCTGGAGTGGCCTCTGGAGCCAGCAGGTCAAGGACTTCACTTCATTCAAGGTTATGAACTCAGAAGTGGATGTCGGCTACTATCTTGGAGTCTACGCGGTCCTCGGCATCGCTTATATGGCGGTGACCTTGTTCCGCGAAGGTGTCCTTTTTGGTGGCTCCCTCGCAGCATCGAGGAGGATCCACAGGCAACTCATGGAGCGCGTGACCCACGCCAGGTTCCGGTTCTTCGACTCCACACCGCTTGGTCAGATCATGAATCGCTTCTCCAAGGACGTTGAAGCCGTCGACCAGGAGATTGCTCCTGTTGCTGTCGGTGTTGTCCACTGTCTGTTCTCGATATTGACTATCGTCATCTTGATCTCGGTCATCACACCTGCTTTCCTGATCGCAGGCGTCTTCATCAGCATACTATACTTCATCATCGGCAAAGTGTACATCAGCTCATCGCGAGACCTGAAGCGCTTGGAGTCAGTGCAGCGCAGTCCGCTATACCAGCAATTTGGAGAAACACTGTCTGGTATGACGACGATTCGCGCATACGGCGATGAGCGTCGCTTCATTCGCGAGAATCTGCACAAGGTCAATACCCACTCGCGGCCATTCATCTACCTTTGGGCGGCCAATCGATGGCTCGCGTTGCGCGTCGATGTCGTCGGCGCTTTGGTCTCCTTCTTCACTGGCGTTTTCGTCATCCTCAGTGTTGGTCGCATCGATGCTGGTGCGGCTGGTCTGGCCATGACTTATGCTGTCACGTTCACAGAGAATGTGTTGTGGTTCGTTCGACTCTATGCGAGTAACGAGCAGAACATGAACGCTGTCGAGCGTGTCAAGGAGTATCTTGATGTCGAACAGGAAGCTGCGCCAATCGTGCCCGAGAACCGTCCCGAAGCCAATTGGCCAAGTCAAGGTTCTGTCGAGTTCATCGGTTACAGCACGAGGTATCGAAGTGACTTTGATTTTGTGCTCAAGCAGCTCACGTTCAAGATACTGCCGGGCGAAAAGGTCGGCATCGTTGGCAGGACAGGTGCTGGCAAAAGTTCCCTTGCACTCGCGCTCTTCCGCGCTCTTGAAGCTGAGGAAGGCAAGATTCTGATCGATGGTGTTGATATTGGCCTCATCGGCCTGCAAGATCTTCGTGAGAACATCGTCATGGTGCCTCAAGATCCGACACTCTTCACCGGCACTATCCGAAGCAACTTGGACCCCTTTGGTCTCTTCACCGATGAAGAGATCTTCACCGCCCTGCGAGGAGTACAGCTTGTTGGATCCGCGACGTCGACTGTGCCATCAGCTGCACCTTCGCGACCAGAAACACCATTAGGCGACATCAAGTCAAGAAGAGGATCACCGGTTCTCGACACGAAGAAGCAATCACCGACCTCCAAGACCACACCAGTGCCAGCAAGTCCCACAAGTCCTACAGCCCTGGAGAACAAAAACCTCTTCCGCAATCTCAACTCACCCGTTGCTGAGCACGGCTCTAACCTCTCTCAAGGACAGCGCCAACTCCTATGCCTGGCGCGAGCAATGCTCAAGGCACCGAAAGTGCTCCTGATGGACGAAGCCACAGCCTCAATCGACTACGCCACCGACTCTAAGATCCAAGAGACGATCCGTGAGATCAAGAATACCACCATCACCATCGCACATAGATTGCAGACCATCATCGACTACGACAAAGTCCTCGTGCTCGATCAAGGTGAGGTCAAAGAATACGGCGATCCCTTCGACCTCCTCAACACCAACGGTGGCATTTTCCGTGGCATGTGCGAGATGACGGGCGATTTCGAGATCCTTCAGCGTGATGCAAAGAAGGCGCACGAAGGACGAAAGTAA
- a CDS encoding SAC3 family protein 1, with product MSTSRDGGTRGRGRGTTFNTGASRSSPRGTFGAPSTSGRGGFNTNRGMPNSTFRGNGAPAARGRGRGRGRDQASPFTPKPAMGRARSGLGGAPTTGSWAERQEKLKVRREQEKKDAVAQGLMTDPDKAVALADAITLVGTCQGMCSEYEMVLRVNRNEVFPEEKVNGDPNGEPDESRFVKTFKRSEAGAEAQLPSDLRPPTSLKRTCDYLFNDIIGNASFLGKVHHFVWDRTRAIRNDFSIQQLTKLDDIRIAVECYERIARFHIVSLHQLALAEKPYDKYDAQQEREQLDRTLLSLMQYYDDTRGRLENVNEPEFRAYCVIFAITNPVPDLEDSVQAWPRQLTKDKRVQTALEIYAAACETTYKQGPMAPKAKPVTAQQDWQRFWRLVQSRRVSYLTACVSEIFFNLIREIALKSIIRCTRPARRNPDGSIMNNSELSLEAVADVLQYDDPDDLYSFVARWGLEFQSAEDGTMYLDISYVGGAALPEPKVGPTQQKSFLVERKRHGRTLPAIIDGLSVRQATDRGLVVEEEQEDEMEEVEDAQEEEVETEDEETEEEDNDSLFVGTSKSRQEQNQQTPGSAAAPTPSNPFGLPGTPFGSTPFGQPNRVNGATNPFGSSGFGQPSGTSALGKPPTAINPFKSTEAAKNEVDPASATKPAFGAASDLFGKPAAKENPFAGVFKTNTTAAQANVFTPSTTFGLSADNSQAAPKSSFGAASGFGAPSTTGVSASSAPQAAKPQTPSPIKKGPFEEEGSPTSLSPKKQDFSRSKEASKLPSPTKQTSEGPAAPSLFARSETNSKSAPVSQPPQTAAAPTATSSQPTTSQSIPPGAQSPTKRRSSDIHNKPKRPSPLSNSFTATEDSTTRATQHTESDTARAQSPPPPEKTTDELLTEVADIVTFDPAWGVWKQFVDFQVSQIVAKAQKKVEREIEAAELYRSRAIRVLLQLRDSVRKGRLRAKATAMRERTRRRLRESTASNGSGIATMENSVSSLKASAAASQAQANGVSRGNSDLLRQSTARGRQSHLDGQTQAGSKRSASAYGSDLAASTSSPMHKRQKSMSHVDDQGKVTKPTLSNDTNDDILKRSSFLGFSSRDVQQRANTTKSTYFRMKALGLQGRNRGVDLAASRGTKRERSESLDAASMPPPARPSASTAVASSPDAPSVVSARSVRAKTDEEDDILFARLKALRESLHDGEKVIQEAMAREELRRSLNESQSSNESPSLARARAEARLRASRGNSQSRERDVPAYRLRESRFVPREEYHLAEERARQTRASRDNSRVGSPQGSRAPGVSTNIAGAASARNTASILFNSPPKPARPSKPPPGYGAALPSTTTPSFGFGAPSQAPAVQPTVPDPTTRNPFSQSSSFAPSTNGQNPFLQTFGATNATSFDDFPQDNTLPPSQLNGTLARSFGPPSQAAQNPFAQTTQKSQSPPPPNSYMPSQAASEAISLLSDDEEEPHQPGEEEHQSGHGQNAFLDQTTENDIDGAFAGRSKTVSFDQEAASQALVQGAYNYTNNPFAALADGVADGNKEYEEHYEEEGEDDDQQETAPQPDSYQYSDEQEGEYEGDGTPIDEYSDDEAPNGYIDDEASDAGDIEDEDGDIEDEDGDSGAERPADWNSDQDGHWDFSDGDDDEDDDEPRGFAPLNNAYNQRVMQSAPAKDPALQFVGNTQEEAIELSD from the exons ATGTCGACCTCGAGAGACGGAGGAACACGCGGACGCGGTCGCGGCACGACCTTTAATACCGGCGCATCGCGATCATCACCACGGGGCACATTTGGCGCACCCAGTACGTCTGGTCGAGGAGGCTTCAACACGAATCGAGGCATGCCCAACAGCACATTCCGCGGCAATGGCGCACCAGCAGCACGAGGTCGAGGACGAGGTCGAGGACGGGACCAGGCGTCTCCATTCACACCGAAGCCAGCAATGGGAAGAGCTAGGTCCGGGCTAGGAGGAGCGCCGACAACAGGGAGCTGGGCAGAGCGGCAAGAGAAG CTCAAAGTGCGTCGCGAACAGGAAAAGAAGGATGCTGTCGCCCAAGGACTTATGACGGATCCGGACAAGGCTGTTGCTCTGGCAGATGCAATCACTCTCGTGGGAACATGTCAAGGCATGTGCTCGGAGTATGAAATGGTGTTGAGAGTAAACAGGAATGAGGTCTTCCCTGAAGAGAAG GTCAACGGCGACCCCAATGGCGAGCCAGACGAGAGTCGCTTCGTCAAGACGTTCAAGAGGTCTGAAGCTGGAGCGGAAGCGCAACTACCCTCAGATCTACGCCCACCGACTTCTCTGAAGAGAACTTGCGACTACCTTTTCAACGACATCATTGGGAACGCGTCCTTCCTGGGCAAGGTCCACCATTTCGTGTGGGATCGGACACGAGCGATTCGGAACGACTTCTCGATTCAGCAGCTGACCAAGCTTGACGACATCCGGATCGCAGTCGAATGCTACGAGCGCATTGCACGCTTCCATATTGTGTCGTTGCATCAGCTAGCACTGGCGGAGAAACCCTACGACAAGTACGATGCCCAGCAAGAACGCGAGCAACTCGACCGGACCCTTCTCTCGTTGATGCAGTATTACGACGACACCCGTGGACGACTGGAGAACGTCAACGAGCCCGAGTTCCGCGCCTACTGTGTTATTTTCGCAATCACAAACCCGGTTCCTGATCTGGAAGACAGCGTGCAAGCATGGCCAAGGCAACTCACGAAGGATAAGCGCGTGCAGACGGCGCTGGAAATCTATGCCGCTGCCTGCGAAACGACCTATAAACAAGGTCCTATGGCACCGAAAGCGAAGCCTGTTACCGCCCAGCAGGATTGGCAAAGGTTCTGGAGGCTGGTGCAGTCTCGCAGGGTGTCCTACCTGACAGCCTGCGTCTCAGAGATATTTTTCAACCTCATCCGAGAAATCGCGCTGAAGAGCATCATCCGGTGTACACGGCCTGCTCGGAGGAACCCGGATGGAAGCATAATGAATAATTCTGAGCTCAGTCTGGAGGCTGTTGCGGACGTACTCCAGTATGATGATCCAGACGATCTCTACAGCTTCGTTGCTAGATGGGGGTTGGAGTTTCAATCTGCTGAAGATGGAACCATGTATCTCGACATAAGCTATGTTGGCGGTGCCGCCCTGCCAGAACCGAAAGTTGGGCCAACACAGCAGAAATCATTCCTGGTCGAGAGAAAGAGACACGGCAGGACATTGCCGGCCATTATCGATGGACTATCTGTGCGACAAGCAACAGACAGAGGCTTGGTAGTCGAGGAGGAACAGGAGGATGAGATGGAGGAAGTTGAAGATGCACAAGAGGAGGAAGTCGAGACTGAAGATGAAGAGACTGAAGAAGAAGACAATGACAGTCTATTCGTCGGGACGTCAAAGAGCCGGCAGGAGCAGAACCAGCAAACCCCAGGCAGTGCTGCGGCGCCTACTCCTAGCAATCCCTTCGGTCTTCCTGGCACGCCGTTTGGCTCAACGCCTTTTGGTCAACCAAATAGAGTCAATGGTGCCACCAATCCCTTTGGGTCTTCAGGTTTTGGCCAGCCTTCTGGGACTTCTGCCCTCGGCAAACCTCCCACTGCAATTAACCCATTCAAGTCGACTGAGGCCGCCAAAAATGAGGTCGACCCCGCTTCTGCCACGAAGCCTGCGTTCGGGGCTGCTAGCGACTTGTTTGGCAAGCCGGCAGCAAAGGAAAATCCATTTGCGGGAGTTTTCAAGACCAATACTACTGCGGCCCAGGCAAATGTTTTCACTCCGTCGACCACTTTTGGTCTTTCCGCCGACAACAGTCAAGCTGCACCAAAGTCGTCTTTCGGTGCCGCTTCTGGCTTCGGTGCACCATCAACCACAGGGGTATCTGCGTCCAGCGCACCGCAGGCGGCGAAACCTCAGACGCCCAGTCCGATCAAGAAGGGCCCGTTCGAGGAAGAAGGCTCGCCGACAAGTCTTAGCCCTAAAAAGCAAGACTTTTCACGATCTAAAGAGGCCTCGAAGCTGCCGTCGCCAACCAAGCAGACTAGCGAGGGTCCTGCAGCGCCAAGCCTGTTTGCGCGATCTGAAACGAACTCTAAATCGGCGCCAGTATCACAACCACCACAAACAGCAGCTGCGCCAACAGCAACTTCATCACAACCAACGACAAGCCAGTCAATACCACCTGGCGCGCAATCACCCACCAAACGGCGGTCCTCGGATATTCACAACAAGCCCAAGAGACCGAGTCCACTTTCGAACTCATTCACTGCCACCGAGGACAGCACAACACGTGCGACCCAACACACGGAAAGTGACACTGCGCGCGCACAATCTCCACCTCCGCCCGAAAAGACTACGGATGAACTTCTCACCGAGGTTGCCGACATTGTGACCTTTGATCCCGCTTGGGGTGTCTGGAAGCAGTTTGTCGACTTTCAGGTCAGCCAAATCGTCGCAAAAGCGCAGAAGAAAGTCGAACGCGAAATCGAGGCCGCCGAGCTGTATAGGTCACGCGCTATCCGTGTCCTACTTCAATTGCGGGACAGCGTACGGAAAGGACGGTTGCGCGCGAAGGCAACGGCAATGAGAGAGCGTACCCGCCGAAGGCTTCGTGAATCAACTGCGAGCAACGGATCGGGTATCGCAACAATGGAGAACAGTGTCTCAAGCCTGAAAGCGAGCGCAGCCGCTTCGCAAGCACAGGCGAATGGGGTCAGTCGAGGGAACTCGGACCTGCTGCGGCAGTCTACTGCACGTGGCCGCCAATCACACCTCGATGGCCAGACGCAGGCGGGTAGCAAGAGGTCGGCTTCAGCATACGGCTCCGATTTGGCTGCTTCAACCAGCTCACCAATGCACAAGCGACAGAAGAGTATGAGCCATGTGGACGATCAAGGCAAAGTCACCAAGCCTACACTATCGAATGACACGAACGACGATATACTGAAGCGCTCGTCATTCCTCGGCTTCTCGAGTCGTGACGTTCAGCAACGCGCCAACACGACCAAGTCTACTTACTTCCGCATGAAGGCTTTAGGTCTGCAGGGTCGCAATCGTGGTGTAGACTTGGCCGCTTCTCGAGGCACTAAGCGAGAACGCTCAGAATCGTTGGATGCTGCTTCAATGCCACCTCCGGCGCGGCCAAGCGCGTCCACAGCCGTCGCATCGAGTCCAGACGCACCCAGTGTCGTATCCGCAAGATCTGTGCGAGCGAAGACTGACGAGGAAGATGATATCCTTTTCGCTCGTCTAAAAGCACTCAGGGAGTCTTTACACGATGGTGAGAAGGTCATTCAGGAGGCAATGGCCAGGGAAGAGCTACGTCGAAGCTTGAATGAGTCGCAGTCGTCCAACGAGTCACCTTCACTTGCGAGAGCGCGCGCAGAGGCTCGCCTTCGAGCATCGAGAGGCAACTCCCAAAGCCGCGAGCGCGATGTGCCCGCGTACCGACTACGCGAGAGTCGCTTCGTACCACGCGAAGAATATCACCTGGCCGAAGAGCGTGCGCGACAGACGCGCGCGTCAAGGGACAACAGCAGAGTCGGATCGCCCCAAGGATCAAGAGCTCCCGGCGTGTCCACGAACATTGCTGGTGCAGCGAGCGCGAGGAACACCGCTTCCATACTTTTCAACTCGCCACCAAAGCCTGCTCGGCCTTCCAAGCCACCGCCGGGCTATGGTGCTGCACTTCCATCGACCACAACTCCCTCGTTCGGGTTTGGTGCTCCATCACAGGCGCCTGCAGTCCAGCCCACGGTGCCTGATCCAACGACACGTAATCCCTTCTCGCAGTCGTCTTCGTTCGCACCATCGACTAACGGTCAGAACCCGTTCTTGCAGACATTTGGAGCGACCAATGCGACATCCTTCGATGACTTTCCGCAGGATAACACTTTGCCGCCATCACAACTCAATGGCACTTTGGCACGTTCCTTCGGCCCGCCCTCTCAAGCCGCTCAGAATCCTTTTGCTCAGACTACCCAAAAGAGCCAGTCACCTCCACCGCCAAACTCCTACATGCCATCGCAGGCCGCTTCAGAAGCCATCTCGTTACTATCGGATGACGAAGAAGAGCCTCATCAGCCAGGCGAGGAGGAGCATCAGAGCGGCCATGGCCAAAATGCATTCCTGGATCAGACTACAGAGAATGACATCGATGGTGCCTTTGCCGGACGTAGCAAAACTGTGTCTTTCGACCAGGAGGCTGCAAGCCAGGCATTGGTGCAAGGGGCGTACAATTACACGAACAATCCGTTCGCAGCTCTGGCTGACGGTGTAGCGGACGGAAATAAGGAGTACGAGGAGCACTACGAAGAGGAAGGTGAGGATGACGACCAGCAAGAGACAGCTCCTCAGCCTGACAGCTACCAATACTCGGATGAACAAGAAGGCGAATATGAAGGCGATGGCACGCCGATCGACGAGTACTCAGATGACGAAGCACCTAATGGCTACATCGACGACGAGGCATCAGATGCTGGCGACATCGAGGATGAAGACGGTGACATCGAAGACGAGGACGGCGACAGCGGAGCAGAGCGTCCTGCAGACTGGAACAGTGACCAGGACGGACACTGGGACTTCAGCGATGGTGACGATGACGAGGACGACGATGAGCCTCGCGGCTTCGCACCATTGAACAACGCGTACAACCAACGTGTCATGCAATCCGCACCGGCCAAAGATCCGGCTTTGCAGTTTGTGGGGAACACGCAAGAAGAAGCGATTGAGCTTAGCGACTGA